The Campylobacter concisus sequence AATTCTTGGCGTATTGAAGAAATAGTCAAGAAGTATTCAAATCACATTCCTTATCCTATATTTATGGACAAACAAAGCTATGTCGCTCCAAAAGAAGGCGAAAAAGAAGGCACATATGAGACTAAAAATGAGCAAATAAACAAGGCAAATGCTCTCTGGAGGCTAAATAAAGCTAGCCTTAAAGAGCAAGATTATAACGACTTTTATAAGCAAATTTCACACGACAGCAGTGATCCGCTCCTTTACATCCACACAAAAGCTGAGGGTAAGATCGAGTACTCAACTCTATTTTATGTGCCAAGCACTGAGCCGTTTGACCTCTTTAGGGTTGATTATCAAAGTGGCGTAAAGCTCTATGTAAAAAGAGTCTTTATCACAGATGATGCAAAAGAACTCTTGCCGCCATATTTAAGATTCATCAAGGGTATCATTGATGTTGAGGATCTACCATTAAATGTAAGCCGTGAAATTTTACAAGAAAATGCGATCATGAGAAGCGTCAAAGAGCAAAGCGTAAAGAAAATTTTAAGCGAGCTTGCAAAGCTAAAAGATAACGATCGTAAAAAATACATAAAATTTTACAAACTATTTGGCAAGGTTTTAAAAGAGGGGCTTTATGGATTTAACGCTGAAAAAGAGCAAATTTTAGATCTTTGCTTATTTAAAAGCTCAAAAAGAGATGGGCTTATCAGTCTAAAAGAGTACAAAGAGGCGATGAAAGAGGATCAAAAATCGATCTATTATATCAGCGGTAATAATGAAAATATGCTAAGAAATTCGCCGCTTCTAGAAAGCTTTAAGAAAAATGACATCGAAGTGCTTATTATGGACGAAGAGATCGACACGATCGTGATGCCAATGGTCAATGAATTTGACAAAACACCTCTAAAATCAGTCTCACACGCTGATATCAATGACGAGATAAAAAGCGATGAAAAAGTAGACGAAAGCAAAGTTGCAAATACGCTTGTTAAAATGAAAGAAATTTTAAAAGATGAGGTAAAAGATGTAAGACTAAGCTCAAGACTATCAAGCTCGGCTGCGGTGCTAATTTACGACAAAAACGATCCTGATTACGCTATGCAAGAGATATTAAAACAAATGGGACAAGGCGCAAACGCTCCAAAAGTTAAACCAATCTTAGAGATCAATGCTGACCATGAAATTTTTGCAAAACTAGAGAAAAATGAGGCGATGGTTTATGACATAGCGCCTTTGCTTCTTGATATGGCAAGGCTAAATGAGGGCATGAGCCTAGAAAATCCTGCTAAATTTTCAGAGCTATTAACGAAAGTGATGATAAAGGCTATCTAATTTCATAAAGCCCAAGAGAAATTTTGGGCTTTAACCTACTTCTATAAATTTAAATTTCTTATAATAAATCGACCTGTACACCATCTTGGATCTCAAGAAAGACGGTGTGTCTTGTGTTTATTGTATTTCCATTGATGGTTTCTTGGCGATTAAATGTCGCTTTATATACTTGATTTACTGCGTCACCCTCACTTGTAACATCTACCTTGTTGTACATGTCACCGACAACGCTATGTTTTCTATTTAGCGTAGCAACATCAGCTTTTGTAGCTTTTACAAAGTCATGCGTGAGCTGTACTAGGTCCTTGCTGTCGCCTATTACTTTTAGAACTGTATTTACGCTCTCACTAGCTGCACTATTGCTTGCATCCTTTGTGTTTCTGCTATCAATAATATCAAAGACACCATCTGGGCTAAATTTTATAGATACCGCTTGATCGGCACTTCCTAGCTGGATCTTTTCAAAGTTATTTATCTTTTTAACGTTATCTAAATTTGAAAAATCCACATCATCAACGACTATCAGAGTATCCACACCACCTCTGCCGTCTATCGCCCTACCTTTACTATAAACAAAGGCATCGTCTAGGTTACCACCTTTTATATCGCCTTCTTGTCTTAGATATACTAGATCACCAAAATTTGATTCGCCGTATTTACTAGCGTCACTTAGCTCGTAAGAATTTGTAGTCCCTATCTTTTTTAAATGTCCATTTTGAATAAGTGCTTCAACATAATTATTACTAAAAAGATGCGTGCCGCTACCTTGTGCTCCAACTAGCATAGATGAAGGATATGGATCTTGAGGGCCATAAGTGTTTGCTATACTTTTTGGAAGCATATATAAAGATAAGTTCATCTCACCAGTTCCGTCCATATACTCCATATCAAGTTTATAAAAACCAGCTTTATCAAATGTAAAATCCCTACTCCACCACTGACCATTTTTACCATACGATGCTTCCGTCGTCGGGTTTATATATGTTGTTGGACTTCCAAATTTTTGTGTCGTTCCATTTATAGTAAGCTCTGCATAGTTATGCAAGTCTGCTGCTCTTACAGAATATATTCCAGGTGCACTTACATATATCCAGCCATTCATCTTCATAACAAGATCAGATCCAACAGGATTTGACTCACCAAGGGTATAATTGCCGGGTCTGCCTTTTAAAACACCATTTGCAAAGCCTATATTATCACCAGTGCCAGCAGCAGTATCGACACCATTTCTAAATTTCTTTGGTGCATATGGATTAGACGCATCATATAAGGCACTATCTCCATGCCTACCAACTCTAGCTAGGTCTTCTGCGTGCATATTTCCTTGATTAGACAAAGTCTTATAGTGCGTTCCTGAAGCAAACTGCACAACATCATAGGTAGTAGAGGCGCTTGGAGAATAAATTTCCATATAGTCTTTATAGATAGGCTTGCCGCCTTGCGTACTATAAACACCGGAATTGTTACCAACTCTAGCTCTCCATGACGGATCTACGTAGTTGTAAAACCACATATCAGCATCAAGACCACTGTTGCCAATAAATGTTACTGTGCTAATAGAGACGTTTCCTGCAGCATCAGAATTTTTTATCATAAAATTTGCTCCAGTACTATTGGCTGATAGGGCAAAATTTTCAGAATAAGTGTGTGTATTATCAAGAGGTGGGCTTTTATGAACAGAATTTAGTAAATCATAAAGATCAACTTTATTTATGGTATTTTTATTAAGAGTGTTGTTTCCATTTGAGTCGGTTCCGATACTGCCTGAAATATCTACACTAGTAACATTAGATGTGGCATTTGGTGCGCCTATCGCATCTGGAGTAGCATCAAGATCGACTCGAACCAAGAGATCATCATCTTTTGTTTCATCACTCTTTAAAACAGTCGCTCTAATATTTGAGTATCTCTCATCTAGCTTTATCCCAAGCGCTTCAAAGTCCATATTTACACGCTTGTCTGCACCTACAACTAGATCTATATAGTTTTGTCCGTTTGGTAAAATTTTAGCATTACCAAGATCATCTTCAAGAGCTAAACGAAGTTTGGTTCCAGGAGCACGGTCTACACCAAAGACTATATTGGGTTGCTCATCGTTAGTAAGCGAAATGTTATACTCTTTTATAGTTTTGCTCTCATTATCAAAGTTATTTTTCTGAATAACTTTTTCATTATCTCCTGCTCTTAAGTATTTTGCGATATTTATAATTCCTCCATCTATCTGCGTAGCAAGCTTTACATCGTCAATATACTCTAAAATTCCAAAGTCAAATAATCTACCACGGATACCATCAGTCGTCGTAGCCTCGCCAGGTGTTGTGATGGTCGCTCTAACCGGCGTAGAGTGATCCATGGAAATAGGAACGTCTGGTATGCTAAATTTACCACCGGCTATTGGAAGTGGTGCTGAGCCATCGCTTGGTATAGCCGTTAGTCCATCATCGCTTATGGTATATTTGACAGTTGTTGTAACAGATGGTATGGTAGGAGTTGATATCGTGACGTTTATGCTGCTTCCTGGTTTTGTATTGTTAGGTAGGTAGATATCAAGATCACTTTGGGTTGACGGCGAACCTGAAGGAGTCGTTATGCTATCTATTAGTCCATCACCGTCATTATCCCTTGCAAATTGCACCTTTATGCTATTATCTAGAGTTATCCGGTCTTTGACTGGGGTTGCTTTGTTGCCAGCTTTGTCAGTAAATGTAGTTGTAAAATTTGTCGTAAGCCCATAAAGCCTTGTGGCGGTCTCTATGGTGCCATTATTTACACTAATAGGTACACCATCATCTCTCGTAGCACTATACACACCAGACGTGTTTTGAGAAATTTTAATAGTGATTTTATCTGTTTTACCATCACTTCCTGCGATATCTATCTCAAATTTATCACCATCTCTTGTATCATTTGGAATTTTTATCTTTATCGGTGTCTTTACGCCATCAGGGCTAAAGCCACTCTCCTTGCTGGTTAGAACACCATCTTTATCGCTATCTTTTGCAAACTGCACATGCGGGGATTTAATAGGTGCAACTATATCGCTTGAAATTTCACTCACGCTTGAAGCTTTTGGGGTGCCAGTCGTGCCATCAATGATCGTCGTACTTAGCCTTTTTATACTTGGATCGCTCGAGTTTGTTGGATCAGCAATTGTAATCTTGCCATTTTCTATAGGGATAATCTCTGTGCCGCCATCAAGCGTAGCGGTAAGTCCGTCAGATGAGATGGTATATGTCTTTGTTACGCTTGTTGGTGTACTAGCTGGATCATCAACTTTTATACGGATCTTGTCGCCAGCTGTAGCATTGTTTGGCACATAAATATCTATCATTAAGGCTGTGCTACCACTTTTTGCGAGCTCGGCTAAATTTATCATGCCATCTTTATTCTCATCAAGTGTAAAAACAGCGATTGGGTCGTTATTGTTTGCTATGGTTATGGTTTCAGTTACACCTGGATTACCCGACTTGCTTATCATTTGGATATTTACATTTGTTGGAGTTGAAGATAAAATTTTAACCGCATTTGCTACGTTAAAACCGACATTTCCACCACTTTCACTTGTGAGCGGATAGCTCTCACCGCTCTCTTTATCTACAAGCATATTACCAGATGTTTTAACCAGCACTTTTTCATGTAAAGTTCCGTCAGGATCAGTGGTAGTTAGTTTTATCTTGTCGCCTATTTTCATATTTGGTGATAAGATGACCTTTGCATCATCACTTGGTGTGCTAACTGCTGGATTAAAGCTATTTTCGCTTGCATCTATGACGCCATCTCGGTTTAAATCTTTACCCAAAACTACCTTTTTAAAAGCAAGAGTTGGAGTGATAGTATCAACACTTGTGGCTATATTTGCCACAGATGAGTTAGTGCCATTTGCCAGAGTGATACTAGAATTTACACTAAATGTAGCATTTGGAGTGACAGCGACACTTGGAATGATAAATTCTTTTTGTTCTGGGTTTGTAGCATTTGACGAAATAGGCAAAATTTCACTTGGATTATTTATATTTATCACGCTTATGCCAGCTTGATCAACCTTATAAACAAGCATGGTCTTTACACCGTTATTTACGACTTCCAATGTCACTTTGTCGTTTGGCTTGAAGTCATTATTAAAAGTAACCGCCATACCAGTATGATTTGCATCGCCGCCTGCTTCTGCAATATTTATATAGCCGTCGCCATCAATGTCTTTTAAAATTCTAACACTTGGTGCCGCAATAACCGGAGCACTCTCTTTTTGCTCTACCGCTGATACCGCGCCGCTAATAGACCTATGTGCCAATGCCAACTCTTTTAATATGACTGGCAGTACAACTGCACCACCATCAACACCAATAATATTTGAGATGTGACCTTGTGTATCAAAATTTAAACCATTTATGCTTGCAAAGCTACTACTGTGGCTTGAGCCATGAGAACTATGGTTTGCGTTGTGAGAGTTATCATCTTCGCCTTTGTTTTTTGTTTCTTCATTCTCACTAAGAAATTTTCTCTTATCTTCTTCTATCTGTGCTTCGCTGCCTTGCGTGTTAAAATTTGCCTTTGATAGCTCTTTTGTGATGATAATAGTTTGGGGCTCAAGTAACGTGATAGGCGAAGCGTGGTAGAAATTTATAATGACTGTATCACCACTACTTTGTGTTATGATCTCGTCGCCTAAAAATATCTCATCTCCCTGCTTTAGTGCGATCAACTTTCCATTGCGTTTTACAAATACTTTTCCGCTTATTTTTGCGACTATACCAACGTTTTGCATATTTAGTCCTTTAAATTTAATAATCAATCCATTTAAAATTTCACGCGATTATAGCTAAAAAATATTTTATATAAATAAAAGAATTTACATAATAAATTTTATTATTTTTGATCCATTTTTATATTAAAAATTTTTATAAAATGCCAAATTTGCTTTGTTTGTAATAGAAAAATAAATTTTAAGAATTTCCCACGCCAAAAGACGTGGGATAAATTTAAGCTATCTTGGTAGCGTCGATGATGTTTAGATCAAGTCCAAGATCTTCAACAGATAGACCAAGTGCAAGACCTACAAGCTGAGATAGGTGAATGATTGGCTTTCTCACGTTTGAGTGGTTTTCATCTTGATATCTCTCTTGGTAGATGTCAAGTTGCATTTGACAAAGCGGGCATGGTGTGACAACTACGTCAGCGCCGTTTTCATCGGCGTTATTTACGATCTGGCTTGACATTTTTCTTACAGATGTGCCAGCTGGGTAGCTAGCGTGGAATCCACAGCAGTCAAGTCTTTTCTCAAATGGCACAATAGTAGCACCAAGTGCGCCTACAACGGTTTCAAAGCTCTTTGGATTGACTGAGCTTTCTCTATTATGTAGATCTTTTTCAGGTCTTAGGCTGTGGCAGCCGTAAAATAGCGCTACTTTTAGCCCGCTAAGTGGTTTAACAACCTTTGCTCTTAGCGTTTCTACGTTTTGATAAAGCACCCAAAGAAGGCTTGTGATCTCAATTGAGCCATTGTATTTCATATTACCCTCAGCCAAGAAAGTATTTATGCGGTCCTTTGCACCCTTATCAAGCGTGCTTTTTGCTCTTGTTAGAGTTAGCATACAAGTTGAACATGTCGTAAGCATCGGCATATTCATCTGCTCTGCAAGCGCTATGTTTCTAGCATTTGCTACAAGCGTAGCGATAGGATCTACGTCTTGTGCTTGTTGGGCACCACAGCAGCTCCAGCCCCTTATCTCGTGAAGCTTCCAGCCAAGTATCGGAGCGATAGCCTCAAGCGACATCTTAGCCTCTTTAGCTGCTTGAGAGAGTACGCATCCTGGAAAAAAAGCGAATTCGTTTTGCATAATTACTCCTTACTAGCAGCTTTTCGAGCCGCATTTATCATTTTTACTAGATCATCATGTCCTTCTATGTCCTCTTCGCCGAAAATATGAAGTGGATTCATCTTGCCTGCAAGCATTAAATTTGCAGCGATATCCATTTTGCCCATATTTCTAAACACTCCCTCAGAGCGAAGTGCAAGCTTGATCTCATTTAGTCTACCTGAGCCATCAACTAGATCAGTTAAGAACGCCTCAGCGTGATCTGGTCCCATGCCATCATCAAAGCCTTTTTGTATAGCCATAATGCGAAGATC is a genomic window containing:
- the htpG gene encoding molecular chaperone HtpG; translated protein: MADKFEFQTEVNDLLNLMIHSLYSNKEIFLRELISNSNDALDKLNYLCLTDEKYKSLSYTPRIDIKVDDKAKTLTISDNGIGMDKDELIANLGTIARSGTKGFMKNLSGDAKKDSSLIGQFGVGFYSAFMVANKIEVISKQALSDKAYKWTSDAKSYEIEDAQKESFGTDIILHLNDDEFANSWRIEEIVKKYSNHIPYPIFMDKQSYVAPKEGEKEGTYETKNEQINKANALWRLNKASLKEQDYNDFYKQISHDSSDPLLYIHTKAEGKIEYSTLFYVPSTEPFDLFRVDYQSGVKLYVKRVFITDDAKELLPPYLRFIKGIIDVEDLPLNVSREILQENAIMRSVKEQSVKKILSELAKLKDNDRKKYIKFYKLFGKVLKEGLYGFNAEKEQILDLCLFKSSKRDGLISLKEYKEAMKEDQKSIYYISGNNENMLRNSPLLESFKKNDIEVLIMDEEIDTIVMPMVNEFDKTPLKSVSHADINDEIKSDEKVDESKVANTLVKMKEILKDEVKDVRLSSRLSSSAAVLIYDKNDPDYAMQEILKQMGQGANAPKVKPILEINADHEIFAKLEKNEAMVYDIAPLLLDMARLNEGMSLENPAKFSELLTKVMIKAI
- the sdhE gene encoding 8-methylmenaquinol:fumarate reductase membrane anchor subunit, producing the protein MQNEFAFFPGCVLSQAAKEAKMSLEAIAPILGWKLHEIRGWSCCGAQQAQDVDPIATLVANARNIALAEQMNMPMLTTCSTCMLTLTRAKSTLDKGAKDRINTFLAEGNMKYNGSIEITSLLWVLYQNVETLRAKVVKPLSGLKVALFYGCHSLRPEKDLHNRESSVNPKSFETVVGALGATIVPFEKRLDCCGFHASYPAGTSVRKMSSQIVNNADENGADVVVTPCPLCQMQLDIYQERYQDENHSNVRKPIIHLSQLVGLALGLSVEDLGLDLNIIDATKIA